One Vibrio campbellii CAIM 519 = NBRC 15631 = ATCC 25920 genomic window carries:
- a CDS encoding sensor domain-containing diguanylate cyclase, whose protein sequence is MIYKEREDWLHAILNSLPDHVFILNEQGRYIESFGGTYHSKYFSAQSYTNLKLNDVLSTSKAAELLGYIGDVLHSNEPKVVKYSIALQDHLLMPIEELEALNNPEETWFEAIIKPVESLQSGENWVIWSVRDVTKTHLLEKRLKELSETDELTGVLNRRAFLTSLDKAMSSHLRPSQTLSCIMIDIDHFKEINDQVGHFSGDQVIHHVAKICQRAIRGSDFIGRLGGEEFAVILVNTSAIQAYDVAERIREAIQNAPCKVDGIEISTTVSIGVAEYDEQVSSTMELMVNADKAMYYSKHSGRNQVTLHHGSIPDVKLQHSTNLRIQKVS, encoded by the coding sequence GTGATTTACAAAGAAAGGGAAGATTGGCTCCATGCCATATTGAATAGCCTCCCTGATCATGTCTTTATCCTCAATGAACAAGGTCGCTATATCGAAAGTTTCGGTGGCACTTACCATTCAAAGTACTTCAGTGCGCAAAGCTATACCAACCTCAAGTTGAACGATGTTTTGTCGACAAGCAAAGCCGCTGAGTTGCTTGGTTATATTGGTGATGTACTCCACTCTAACGAGCCAAAAGTCGTCAAATACAGTATCGCACTGCAAGATCACCTACTAATGCCAATAGAAGAACTGGAGGCGTTAAACAATCCAGAAGAGACCTGGTTTGAAGCAATCATCAAGCCTGTAGAAAGCCTACAAAGTGGCGAGAATTGGGTAATTTGGTCTGTCCGTGACGTTACGAAAACCCACCTACTTGAAAAGCGCTTGAAAGAGCTCTCAGAGACCGATGAACTAACTGGTGTATTGAATCGACGAGCATTCTTAACCAGCCTAGATAAGGCTATGAGCTCACATTTGCGACCGTCTCAAACACTCTCCTGCATAATGATCGATATCGACCACTTTAAAGAGATTAATGATCAAGTCGGCCACTTCTCTGGGGATCAAGTGATCCATCACGTAGCCAAGATCTGCCAGCGAGCAATTCGCGGTAGTGACTTTATTGGTCGCTTAGGAGGAGAAGAGTTTGCTGTGATCTTAGTTAACACTAGTGCAATACAAGCCTATGATGTAGCAGAGAGGATAAGAGAGGCGATTCAAAATGCGCCATGTAAAGTTGATGGTATTGAGATCAGTACAACTGTAAGCATTGGCGTCGCAGAATATGATGAGCAAGTATCTAGCACTATGGAGCTCATGGTTAACGCCGATAAAGCTATGTATTACTCGAAGCACTCGGGGCGCAACCAAGTAACGCTTCACCACGGTAGTATTCCTGATGTGAAACTACAGCACTCTACCAACTTAAGAATCCAAAAGGTTTCTTAA
- a CDS encoding lysine decarboxylase CadA yields MNIFAILNHMGVFFKEEPVRQLHAALEKAGYEVVYPVDDKDLIKMIEMNPRICGVLFDWDKYSLELCERISQINEKLPVHAFANEQSTLDISLTDLRLNVSFFEYALGMADDIAIKINQATEAYKDAIMPPFTKALFKYVEEGKYTFCTPGHMGGTAFQKSPAGSIFYDFYGPNTFKADVSISMPELGSLLDHSGPHKDAEEYIARTFNADSSYIVTNGTSTSNKIVGMYSAPAGSTVLIDRNCHKSLTHLMMMSDVTPIYFRPTRNAYGILGGIPQSEFSRDVIAEKVAKTPGAKAPSYAVVTNSTYDGLLYNTQFIKESLDCKHIHFDSAWVPYTNFNPIYEGKCGMSGEAMPGKVFYETQSTHKLLAAFSQASMIHVKGDFDKESFNEAFMMHTSTSPQYGIVASTETAAAMMRGNTGKKLMQDSIDRAIRFRKEIKRLEAESDSWFFDVWQPENIDSTECWKLDPSDTWHGFKNMDDNHMYLDPIKVTLLTPGMNKESELEESGIPASLVAKFLDERGIVVEKTGPYNLLFLFSIGIDKSKAMQLLRGLTEFKRGYDLNLTIKSFLPSLYNEDPSFYEGMRVQELAQAIHNLTKKYNLPELMYKAFDVLPEMKVTPHAAWQEELRGNVEEIKLEEMVGRVSANMILPYPPGVPLVLPGEMVTQESRPVLDFLEMLCEIGAHYPGFETDIHGLYQQKDGSYTVKVLKN; encoded by the coding sequence ATGAATATATTCGCTATCTTGAACCACATGGGTGTGTTCTTTAAAGAAGAGCCAGTTCGTCAACTTCACGCTGCTCTTGAGAAAGCGGGCTACGAAGTGGTTTACCCAGTAGATGATAAAGACTTGATCAAAATGATTGAGATGAACCCACGCATTTGCGGTGTGCTGTTCGACTGGGATAAATACTCACTAGAGCTATGTGAACGTATTAGCCAAATCAACGAGAAACTACCTGTTCACGCATTTGCTAACGAACAGTCTACTCTAGACATTTCACTAACAGACCTACGTCTAAACGTGAGCTTCTTCGAGTATGCTTTAGGTATGGCTGACGACATCGCTATCAAAATCAACCAAGCGACTGAGGCATACAAAGATGCCATCATGCCTCCATTCACTAAAGCGCTATTCAAATACGTAGAAGAAGGTAAATACACCTTCTGTACTCCAGGTCACATGGGTGGTACTGCATTCCAGAAAAGTCCTGCTGGTAGCATCTTCTACGATTTTTACGGTCCAAACACATTCAAAGCGGACGTATCAATCTCAATGCCTGAGCTAGGTTCTCTACTAGACCACTCAGGTCCACATAAAGATGCAGAAGAATACATTGCACGTACATTCAATGCAGACAGCTCTTACATCGTAACTAATGGTACGTCTACATCGAACAAAATCGTTGGTATGTACTCAGCGCCTGCAGGCAGCACAGTACTGATTGACCGTAACTGTCACAAGTCTCTGACTCACCTAATGATGATGAGCGACGTGACACCAATCTACTTCCGCCCAACTCGTAACGCATACGGCATTCTTGGTGGTATTCCACAAAGTGAATTCAGCCGTGATGTCATTGCAGAGAAAGTGGCGAAAACACCAGGTGCAAAAGCGCCAAGTTACGCAGTAGTGACTAACTCAACTTACGATGGCCTGCTGTACAACACGCAATTCATCAAAGAGTCGCTAGATTGTAAACACATCCACTTCGACAGTGCTTGGGTGCCTTACACTAACTTCAACCCAATTTACGAAGGTAAATGCGGTATGAGTGGTGAAGCGATGCCAGGCAAAGTGTTCTACGAGACACAATCAACACACAAATTGTTGGCAGCGTTCTCACAAGCTTCAATGATTCACGTGAAAGGTGACTTTGATAAAGAGTCTTTCAACGAAGCATTCATGATGCACACTTCAACTTCACCTCAGTACGGCATTGTTGCTTCTACTGAAACAGCAGCGGCAATGATGCGCGGCAACACTGGTAAGAAGTTGATGCAAGACTCTATCGATCGCGCAATCCGCTTCCGTAAAGAGATCAAACGCCTAGAAGCAGAAAGTGACAGCTGGTTCTTCGATGTATGGCAACCAGAAAACATCGATAGCACTGAATGTTGGAAACTAGACCCTAGCGACACATGGCACGGCTTCAAGAACATGGATGACAACCACATGTATCTTGATCCAATCAAAGTAACGCTACTGACTCCAGGGATGAATAAAGAAAGCGAACTAGAAGAATCAGGTATTCCTGCTTCGCTGGTGGCTAAATTTCTAGACGAGCGCGGCATCGTGGTAGAGAAAACAGGTCCATACAACTTGTTGTTCCTATTCTCAATCGGTATCGACAAATCAAAAGCAATGCAATTGCTACGCGGCCTAACTGAATTTAAACGTGGCTACGACTTGAACCTAACCATCAAGAGCTTCCTACCTTCGCTATACAACGAAGACCCAAGCTTCTATGAAGGTATGCGTGTTCAAGAACTAGCACAAGCAATTCACAACCTAACTAAGAAATACAACCTACCAGAGCTAATGTACAAAGCGTTCGATGTTCTTCCTGAAATGAAAGTAACACCACACGCAGCATGGCAAGAAGAGCTTCGCGGTAACGTAGAAGAAATCAAACTGGAAGAAATGGTTGGTCGCGTAAGTGCGAACATGATTCTTCCTTACCCTCCAGGTGTGCCATTAGTACTTCCTGGTGAAATGGTGACTCAAGAGTCTCGCCCTGTGCTGGACTTCCTAGAGATGCTTTGTGAGATCGGTGCGCATTACCCAGGTTTCGAAACCGACATCCACGGTCTATACCAACAAAAAGATGGTAGCTACACCGTAAAAGTATTGAAGAACTAA
- the cadB gene encoding cadaverine/lysine antiporter, with amino-acid sequence MSSNAKKIGLIACTGVVAGNMMGSGIALLPSSLASVGSVSIFSWLICLVGALSLAFVYARLATKNPQEGGPIAYAGEVSPVFGFQTGVLYYHANWIGNLAIAITGVSYLSVFFPVLNNPVPAGIATIASVWIFTFVNLLGGSWVSRLCTLGLVLILIPVVGTAAFGWTHFDTALYSQNWNVSAGTDSHAVVTAVLICLWSFVGVESAAVSTGMVENPKRTVPLATMLGTAIAGVIYILSTQMISGMFPASEVAASGAPFALATIELFGSWTAPFVSAFTALACFTSLGSWMMLVGEAGKRAANDGNFPKIYGETDKNGVPKKGLILASIKMTALMVVLMFFSSKTAHASDLFNQLTTDAVLLTMLPYFYSSINLIRFEGMTTRNGFVMLFSGVACLFCFIALAGAEGGTLTATFIVSLVILMFYSKKAGLAQYMKLHADEDVAAQASN; translated from the coding sequence ATGTCATCGAATGCGAAAAAAATCGGCCTTATTGCCTGTACGGGTGTCGTAGCCGGTAACATGATGGGTAGTGGTATTGCACTATTACCTTCTAGTCTTGCCTCTGTAGGCTCTGTTTCAATCTTCAGTTGGCTGATCTGTTTGGTCGGTGCACTGAGTCTGGCGTTCGTTTACGCTCGTCTGGCAACCAAAAACCCACAAGAAGGTGGTCCGATCGCTTATGCTGGCGAAGTGTCTCCGGTATTTGGTTTCCAAACGGGCGTTCTTTATTACCACGCGAACTGGATTGGTAACCTGGCTATTGCCATTACAGGTGTTTCTTACCTTTCAGTATTCTTCCCTGTGCTTAATAACCCAGTCCCAGCAGGTATTGCGACGATTGCATCGGTATGGATCTTCACTTTCGTCAACCTACTTGGTGGTAGCTGGGTAAGCCGTCTATGTACGCTTGGTCTAGTACTTATCCTTATCCCTGTTGTTGGTACCGCCGCATTTGGTTGGACGCACTTCGATACTGCGCTTTACAGCCAAAACTGGAACGTATCAGCAGGCACTGACAGCCACGCAGTAGTAACAGCGGTTCTTATCTGTCTATGGTCATTCGTTGGGGTGGAATCAGCGGCGGTATCTACAGGTATGGTTGAAAACCCTAAACGCACAGTACCACTAGCAACTATGTTGGGTACGGCTATCGCAGGTGTTATTTACATCCTATCTACTCAAATGATCAGCGGTATGTTCCCAGCATCAGAGGTAGCAGCATCAGGTGCACCATTCGCGCTAGCAACCATTGAGCTATTCGGTAGCTGGACAGCACCATTCGTATCAGCATTCACAGCACTAGCATGTTTCACTTCGCTAGGTTCTTGGATGATGCTAGTAGGTGAAGCGGGTAAACGCGCAGCAAACGACGGCAACTTCCCTAAAATCTACGGCGAAACAGACAAAAACGGTGTGCCTAAGAAAGGTCTAATTCTTGCGTCAATCAAGATGACTGCGCTAATGGTAGTACTGATGTTCTTCAGCTCTAAAACAGCACACGCATCAGACCTGTTCAACCAGCTAACAACTGACGCAGTACTACTAACTATGCTGCCTTACTTCTACTCAAGCATTAACTTGATTCGCTTCGAAGGTATGACAACACGTAACGGCTTCGTAATGCTGTTCTCTGGTGTGGCTTGTTTGTTCTGCTTCATTGCACTAGCAGGTGCAGAGGGCGGTACGCTAACAGCAACCTTTATCGTGTCTCTTGTTATCTTGATGTTCTACAGCAAAAAAGCAGGTCTAGCTCAGTACATGAAGCTTCATGCTGACGAAGACGTAGCTGCTCAAGCAAGCAACTAA